In Streptomyces nojiriensis, one genomic interval encodes:
- a CDS encoding TauD/TfdA dioxygenase family protein produces the protein MHKRDLTPFIGVEYTGLTHTELTRPEVIADVVDSLHRRDLVVVRGIDLTPRQQIGLAARIGRPVPFLLADWRHPDFAEILVSSNERKAGRPIGIERVGHFWHQDSSFDADPSAYTVLHGVHVPEGHGDTVFASAADVYDRLPEDWRDLLWDRIGLHTLTKQQRIAPEHVGLSIAEVRALVARQYPAVEHPVVRRDPHTGRRFLYGARAYMDRVIGLDANQNEEFFDLVDTLLADPDRTYTHRWTPHDLLLWKTATTYHVATDLPPGVTRTVHRVSVAAA, from the coding sequence GTGCACAAGCGCGACCTGACCCCCTTCATCGGCGTCGAATACACCGGACTCACCCACACCGAACTCACCCGCCCCGAAGTGATCGCCGACGTCGTCGACTCCCTGCACCGGCGCGACCTCGTCGTCGTCCGCGGCATCGACCTCACCCCCCGGCAGCAGATAGGCCTCGCCGCCCGCATCGGCCGGCCCGTCCCCTTCCTGCTCGCCGACTGGCGCCATCCCGACTTCGCGGAGATCCTCGTCTCGTCCAACGAGCGCAAGGCCGGCCGGCCGATCGGGATCGAGCGCGTCGGCCACTTCTGGCACCAGGACTCCTCCTTCGACGCCGACCCCTCCGCCTACACCGTGCTGCACGGCGTCCACGTGCCCGAGGGACACGGCGACACCGTCTTCGCGAGCGCCGCCGACGTCTACGACCGGCTGCCCGAGGACTGGCGCGACCTGCTGTGGGACCGCATCGGGCTGCACACCCTCACCAAGCAGCAGCGCATCGCCCCCGAGCACGTGGGCCTGTCCATCGCCGAGGTGCGCGCCCTCGTCGCCCGCCAGTACCCGGCCGTCGAACACCCCGTCGTGCGCCGCGACCCGCACACCGGCCGCCGCTTCCTGTACGGCGCCCGCGCCTACATGGACCGGGTCATCGGCCTCGACGCCAACCAGAACGAGGAGTTCTTCGACCTCGTCGACACCCTCCTGGCCGACCCCGACCGGACGTACACCCACCGCTGGACCCCGCACGACCTGCTGCTGTGGAAGACCGCCACCACCTACCACGTCGCCACCGACCTGCCGCCCGGCGTCACCCGGACCGTCCACCGCGTCAGCGTCGCCGCCGCGTGA
- the hisC gene encoding histidinol-phosphate transaminase, whose protein sequence is MGVAIRADLATVPDYNIPGTAPDAVLLNSNEGPLPPPPAVVEAITRAAVEGHRYPQWFSDTLVGRLAAELAVPGERIAVGCGSVSLCRDLVQAFCGPGDEVLCAWRSFDAYPVFAQVAGVRARTVPLDAGHRHDLEAMLAAVTPATRVVFVCNPNNPTGTAVRGRELRAFLDRLPDRILVVLDEAYREFVDDPDVPDGIELARDRPNVAVLRTFSKAYGLAGVRIGYCVAAPAVVSAVHKVSVPFAVSRLAQAAALAALDRPEEVRSRAAAIVRERGRLQALLTRHGHPVTPSQANFVWLPLGEEAAGFADFCARHGVLVRPFPGDGVRVTVGLPEENDAFLSAADHYRAGTDPARV, encoded by the coding sequence ATGGGTGTCGCCATCAGAGCCGACCTGGCCACCGTCCCCGACTACAACATCCCCGGCACGGCGCCCGACGCCGTCCTGCTCAACTCCAACGAGGGGCCGCTGCCGCCACCGCCCGCCGTGGTCGAGGCCATCACCCGCGCCGCCGTCGAGGGCCACCGCTACCCGCAGTGGTTCTCCGACACCCTGGTCGGCCGGCTGGCCGCCGAGCTGGCGGTCCCCGGGGAACGGATCGCCGTCGGCTGCGGGTCGGTGAGCCTGTGCCGCGACCTCGTCCAGGCGTTCTGCGGTCCTGGGGACGAAGTCCTGTGCGCCTGGCGGTCCTTCGACGCGTATCCCGTCTTTGCCCAGGTCGCCGGAGTACGCGCCCGCACCGTCCCCCTGGACGCCGGCCACCGGCACGACCTGGAGGCGATGCTCGCGGCGGTCACCCCCGCCACCCGCGTCGTCTTCGTCTGCAACCCCAACAACCCCACCGGCACGGCGGTCCGGGGCCGCGAGCTGCGCGCGTTCCTCGACCGCCTCCCCGACCGGATCCTGGTCGTACTGGACGAGGCGTACCGGGAGTTCGTCGACGACCCCGACGTGCCGGACGGGATCGAGCTGGCCCGCGACCGCCCGAACGTGGCGGTGCTGCGTACCTTCTCGAAGGCGTACGGGCTCGCCGGCGTGCGCATCGGGTACTGCGTGGCGGCGCCGGCGGTGGTGTCCGCCGTCCACAAGGTGTCGGTCCCCTTCGCGGTCAGCCGCCTCGCCCAGGCCGCGGCCCTCGCCGCACTCGACCGCCCCGAGGAGGTGCGCTCGCGCGCCGCGGCGATCGTCCGCGAACGCGGACGGCTGCAGGCCCTGTTGACCCGCCACGGCCACCCGGTGACCCCCTCCCAGGCCAACTTCGTATGGCTGCCCCTGGGGGAGGAGGCCGCCGGTTTCGCCGACTTCTGCGCCCGCCACGGCGTCCTCGTACGGCCCTTCCCCGGGGACGGCGTCCGTGTCACCGTCGGCCTGCCGGAGGAGAACGACGCCTTCCTCTCGGCGGCGGACCACTACCGTGCCGGCACGGATCCCGCCAGGGTCTGA
- a CDS encoding ATP-grasp domain-containing protein, whose product MTSASAPAAAPVGVIVDGYSVGKYLPAAFRRLGADVVHLQSTPEFLDCVPPPDLRPYLANVVQDAADPARTVQELAAYHPCGVLPGQETGVPPADRTAELLGLPGNPSATSALRRDKYRMIEALRAAGIRCADQLKSGDVEEVHAWARTTGYPVVVKPLSSASTDKVSICRGPEEVRAAAAEILGSRDIFGRHNDELLAQSFLDGTEYIVDVVRGPGGARHVCGVWRYDKTLVGTRPVYDRDVLIDPGAPVVEPLVTYLDTVLDALDIRFGAAHAEIMMTAGGPVLVEVGARLDGIMDPGHHDACLDGNQADLLALACVRPEEYRRAHPGDSLYRKHREGMVVHVRTTRGGLVEAVDEDALARIRALDTVHLAVPRLAPGDRMRPTTDLLSSPLRVFLTGDGPERLLADHRRIRLLADDVFRLAPN is encoded by the coding sequence ATGACTTCGGCCTCAGCCCCGGCCGCCGCGCCCGTCGGCGTGATCGTCGACGGCTACTCGGTCGGCAAGTACCTGCCCGCCGCCTTCCGCCGGCTCGGCGCGGACGTCGTGCACCTGCAGAGCACGCCCGAGTTCCTGGACTGCGTACCCCCGCCGGACCTGCGCCCGTACCTGGCCAACGTGGTCCAGGACGCGGCCGACCCCGCCCGCACGGTGCAGGAGCTGGCCGCCTACCACCCGTGCGGGGTGCTGCCCGGCCAGGAGACCGGGGTCCCGCCGGCCGACCGCACGGCCGAGCTCCTGGGCCTGCCCGGCAACCCGTCGGCCACCTCCGCGCTGCGCCGCGACAAGTACCGCATGATCGAGGCGCTGCGCGCCGCGGGCATCCGCTGCGCCGACCAGCTGAAGTCCGGCGACGTCGAGGAGGTGCACGCCTGGGCGCGGACCACCGGCTACCCGGTCGTCGTCAAACCGCTGAGCTCGGCCTCCACGGACAAGGTCTCGATCTGCCGCGGCCCGGAGGAGGTGCGCGCCGCCGCCGCCGAGATCCTCGGCAGCCGGGACATCTTCGGCCGGCACAACGACGAGCTGCTCGCGCAGTCCTTCCTGGACGGCACCGAATACATCGTGGACGTGGTCAGGGGCCCCGGCGGCGCACGGCACGTGTGCGGGGTCTGGCGCTACGACAAGACCCTCGTCGGGACCCGGCCCGTCTACGACCGGGACGTCCTGATCGACCCCGGCGCGCCGGTGGTCGAACCCCTCGTCACCTACCTGGACACCGTCCTCGACGCCCTGGACATCCGGTTCGGCGCCGCCCACGCGGAGATCATGATGACGGCCGGCGGGCCGGTGCTCGTCGAGGTGGGCGCACGGCTCGACGGCATCATGGACCCGGGCCACCACGACGCGTGCCTCGACGGGAACCAGGCCGACCTGCTCGCACTCGCCTGCGTACGCCCCGAGGAGTACCGGCGCGCGCACCCCGGCGACAGCCTGTACCGCAAGCACCGAGAGGGGATGGTCGTCCACGTCCGCACCACCCGCGGCGGGCTCGTCGAGGCCGTGGACGAGGACGCCCTGGCCCGGATCCGCGCCCTGGACACCGTGCACCTCGCGGTGCCCCGGCTGGCCCCGGGCGACCGGATGCGGCCCACCACCGACCTGCTGTCCAGCCCGCTCCGGGTCTTCCTGACCGGGGACGGCCCGGAGCGGCTCCTCGCCGACCACCGCCGCATCCGGCTGCTGGCCGACGACGTGTTCCGCCTCGCCCCGAACTGA
- a CDS encoding ABC transporter substrate-binding protein, which translates to MPAPRLRTAAVAALLAFAAAPLGACGSKPTAVPRAPAVATSAADAGGMAALTAAAKKEGSLNTIALPSDWANYGALIDGFEKKYGIKVTVENPDGTSQDEIDAIKEHRHDGRAPDVIDVGGSFARSAAKQDLLAPYMVVPWDSIPKDQKDPHARWYNNYGGYVSIGCDAKRVETCPATFADLRKPEYKGKVTLNGDPTKSGSAFAGVYAAALANGGSFDDIQPGIDFFAELRKSGNFIPVESTPATIEKGETPISIDWDFLNLGYADEFRRKGADVDWRTAIPFDGSFAEFYANGVNKDAPHPAAARLWQEYVFSPEGQNIRLGAYARPVLMEAMAEDGTLDKAAAENLPTVEGTPSFPTEAQQHKAKETVNRNWAKAVSG; encoded by the coding sequence GTGCCCGCACCTCGTCTCCGGACAGCCGCCGTCGCCGCCCTCCTGGCCTTCGCGGCGGCGCCCCTCGGCGCCTGTGGGAGCAAGCCCACCGCCGTGCCCAGAGCACCCGCGGTGGCCACCTCCGCCGCGGACGCCGGCGGCATGGCGGCACTGACCGCGGCGGCGAAGAAGGAGGGCTCGCTCAACACGATCGCGCTCCCCAGCGACTGGGCCAACTACGGCGCACTGATCGACGGCTTCGAGAAGAAGTACGGGATCAAGGTCACCGTGGAGAACCCGGACGGCACCAGCCAGGACGAGATCGACGCGATCAAGGAGCACCGGCACGACGGCCGTGCCCCCGACGTGATCGACGTGGGTGGCTCCTTCGCCCGGTCCGCGGCCAAGCAGGACCTGCTCGCCCCGTACATGGTCGTGCCGTGGGACAGCATCCCCAAGGACCAGAAGGACCCGCACGCCCGCTGGTACAACAACTACGGCGGCTACGTCTCGATCGGCTGTGACGCCAAGCGCGTCGAGACGTGCCCCGCGACCTTCGCCGATCTGCGCAAGCCCGAGTACAAGGGCAAGGTCACGCTGAACGGCGACCCGACCAAGTCCGGCTCCGCCTTCGCCGGCGTGTACGCGGCGGCCCTGGCGAACGGGGGTTCCTTCGACGACATCCAGCCCGGGATCGACTTCTTCGCCGAGCTCCGCAAGAGCGGCAATTTCATCCCGGTCGAATCCACCCCGGCCACGATCGAGAAGGGCGAGACCCCGATCAGCATCGACTGGGACTTCCTCAACCTCGGATACGCCGACGAATTCCGCAGGAAGGGCGCGGACGTCGACTGGCGGACCGCCATCCCCTTCGACGGCAGCTTCGCCGAGTTCTACGCCAACGGGGTGAACAAGGACGCCCCGCACCCCGCGGCGGCACGCCTGTGGCAGGAGTACGTCTTCAGCCCGGAGGGCCAGAACATCCGGCTCGGCGCCTACGCACGCCCCGTCCTCATGGAGGCCATGGCGGAAGACGGCACCCTCGACAAGGCCGCCGCGGAGAACCTGCCGACGGTCGAGGGCACGCCGTCGTTCCCGACGGAGGCGCAGCAGCACAAGGCGAAGGAGACCGTCAACCGCAACTGGGCCAAGGCCGTCTCGGGCTGA